From a single Cytophagales bacterium WSM2-2 genomic region:
- a CDS encoding alpha-amlyase gives MQGNIYEVNVRQFTPEGTFNAFATHLDRLKEMGVQTLWFMPVNPISKKDRKGTLGSYYAVSSYTAVNPEFGTMSDWKKLVDAAHEKGMKVIIDWVPNHTGADHPWLVSHPDFFTKDKNGNPAVMMDWTDTRQLDYHNPVMEDSMITSMKYWITNSSIDGFRCDVAWNVPGSFWSKCIPQLKAVKQNIFMLAEGADPYLHESGFDATYPWDMFHMMEKIAKGTRPAFAIDSVKQKYDTAYVKTAIEMYFTSNHDENSWNKADFGTFPGSVHAPFAVLSQTMIRSVPLIYGGQEEPVLRALQFFEKDPMTFGKFERAAFYKTLLALRTRNAAMSADASFTKVDAGNRDAVYAFTREKNDKRVLVILNLSGKEQTVTLNDKNLHGKANNVFTGKEETLSDVPSTLNAWGYSVYEY, from the coding sequence ATGCAGGGCAATATATATGAAGTTAATGTCCGTCAATTCACACCCGAAGGTACATTTAATGCCTTTGCGACACACCTGGACAGACTTAAGGAGATGGGAGTGCAGACGCTTTGGTTCATGCCCGTTAATCCAATCAGCAAGAAAGACCGCAAGGGCACACTCGGCAGTTATTATGCAGTGTCGAGTTATACTGCTGTAAATCCTGAGTTCGGCACCATGAGTGACTGGAAAAAACTTGTTGACGCTGCTCATGAAAAAGGCATGAAGGTGATTATTGATTGGGTGCCTAATCATACAGGAGCAGATCATCCTTGGTTAGTGTCCCATCCTGATTTTTTTACAAAAGATAAAAATGGCAACCCCGCGGTGATGATGGATTGGACCGACACTCGTCAACTGGATTACCACAATCCCGTGATGGAGGACAGTATGATTACCTCCATGAAATATTGGATTACCAACTCCTCGATCGATGGCTTCCGGTGTGACGTGGCGTGGAATGTGCCCGGATCTTTTTGGAGCAAATGTATTCCTCAACTAAAAGCGGTCAAGCAAAATATTTTCATGCTCGCTGAAGGCGCTGACCCTTATCTTCACGAATCTGGTTTTGATGCCACTTACCCCTGGGACATGTTCCACATGATGGAGAAAATTGCCAAAGGCACGCGACCTGCTTTTGCCATCGATAGTGTGAAACAAAAATATGATACGGCCTATGTTAAGACCGCCATTGAAATGTACTTCACCAGCAACCATGATGAGAACAGTTGGAACAAGGCAGACTTCGGAACTTTTCCAGGATCCGTTCATGCACCCTTTGCTGTGCTTTCTCAAACGATGATACGAAGTGTGCCTCTGATCTACGGAGGCCAGGAAGAGCCTGTACTTCGGGCGTTGCAGTTTTTCGAAAAGGACCCGATGACTTTCGGGAAATTTGAACGCGCTGCATTTTATAAAACGCTCCTTGCTCTTCGCACAAGAAATGCAGCCATGTCTGCAGATGCTTCATTTACAAAAGTAGACGCAGGAAATAGAGACGCAGTCTATGCATTCACCCGAGAGAAAAACGACAAAAGGGTCTTGGTGATCCTGAACCTTTCAGGCAAAGAACAGACCGTTACTCTCAACGACAAAAATCTGCATGGAAAAGCAAATAACGTATTCACCGGCAAAGAAGAGACTCTTTCGGATGTGCCCTCCACGTTGAATGCCTGGGGGTATTCTGTGTATGAGTACTAA
- a CDS encoding oxidoreductase: MKNQNDKLHTRRDFVKQTGLLAGGLAAAPFLSQANYLSSVDDVIKVALVGCGGRGTGAAAQALSTKQNVKLVAMCDAFRDNLNKCYDDLTADDLSEITGRPGNLKNRIDVPESNKFTGFDGYKKAIALADVVILTTPPGFRPIHFEEAIKQNKHVFMEKPVATDPAGIQKVLASAAIAKQKKLNVVVGLQRHYQNSYRELYKRKDLIGEITSAQAWWNNDGVWVRARKTGQTEMEYQMRNWYYFVWLCGDHIAEQHIHNLDVINWFKGNYPVKAQGMGGRQVRKGKDHGEIFDHHFVEFEYADGSILNSQCRHIPGTMSRVDELLVGTNGKIKCGAGRITDTKGNILYQFDRKTENDPYQTEHDELFEAIAKSEFKFADAENGARSTMTSILGRMATYSGQVIEWDKAIASGIDIQPKVYDWNATTPTVPNTEGYYPIPVPGVTKFA; encoded by the coding sequence ATGAAAAATCAAAATGACAAACTTCACACCCGGAGAGATTTTGTAAAGCAAACTGGTTTGTTGGCAGGCGGACTGGCTGCCGCTCCTTTCCTGTCGCAGGCAAATTATCTTTCAAGTGTAGATGATGTTATCAAAGTAGCGTTGGTTGGTTGTGGAGGCCGTGGTACGGGTGCAGCTGCCCAGGCACTAAGCACAAAACAGAATGTGAAGCTTGTGGCAATGTGTGATGCCTTTCGTGACAATCTTAATAAATGCTATGATGATTTGACTGCCGATGATTTGTCAGAAATTACCGGCAGACCTGGTAATTTGAAGAATAGGATCGATGTGCCTGAATCGAATAAGTTTACTGGCTTTGATGGATATAAGAAGGCAATTGCGTTGGCCGATGTAGTCATCTTAACTACGCCTCCGGGCTTCCGGCCGATACATTTTGAAGAAGCCATTAAGCAGAACAAGCATGTGTTTATGGAAAAACCTGTGGCCACGGATCCTGCCGGAATTCAAAAAGTGTTGGCAAGTGCTGCAATAGCAAAGCAGAAAAAATTGAATGTAGTAGTTGGTCTTCAGCGTCACTACCAAAATTCATATCGAGAATTGTATAAGAGAAAAGACCTAATAGGTGAAATCACATCCGCTCAAGCCTGGTGGAACAATGATGGCGTTTGGGTCCGTGCGCGCAAGACTGGCCAGACGGAGATGGAGTACCAAATGCGCAACTGGTATTATTTTGTATGGCTGTGTGGAGACCATATCGCAGAACAGCACATTCATAACCTGGACGTGATCAACTGGTTTAAAGGGAACTACCCTGTGAAAGCTCAGGGAATGGGCGGTCGCCAGGTGAGAAAAGGAAAAGATCATGGCGAAATATTCGATCATCATTTTGTTGAATTTGAATATGCCGATGGAAGTATTTTGAATAGCCAGTGCAGACATATTCCTGGTACGATGAGCCGCGTAGATGAACTCCTGGTTGGAACCAATGGAAAAATAAAATGTGGTGCCGGAAGAATAACCGATACGAAAGGAAACATCTTGTATCAGTTTGACAGGAAAACAGAAAACGATCCGTATCAAACGGAGCACGATGAATTATTCGAGGCCATCGCGAAAAGTGAATTCAAGTTTGCGGATGCCGAGAACGGAGCGAGGAGCACGATGACTTCAATTCTCGGTCGTATGGCCACCTACAGCGGACAAGTGATTGAGTGGGACAAAGCCATTGCATCAGGAATTGATATTCAACCGAAAGTTTACGATTGGAATGCGACAACACCGACGGTGCCAAATACTGAAGGATATTATCCGATTCCGGTTCCAGGCGTCACGAAGTTCGCCTAG
- a CDS encoding membrane protein yields the protein MNRKFFIAGLIIIAHASIAQTKYTITEVIQLAINQSPFSKQALTQKETSYWQYVSYKTNYNPQLRLNASSPYTSGFSNTPQNDGSVAFRQATNFTPSMNLGLLQPIPWTGGTVSVNTNYLYINSVAPDPNNPGANINREAWQSGLYNIQLTQPVFSYNPLRWDKKTKPIILEESKRQYVQDMESISREAASRFFDVLTYQANEQIAKFNLANNDTIHKIEQGRYNIGTTSQDKLLQVELQLLRSRQDVAQAKLDLQNGMLRLRTYIGLKDGDNFNLVMPEAIPEFELTEEEALAHAKKNRADYIAFDRRRIEAEASVAQAKGQRYQANISASYGLNNSAPIIPDLYRAPSTQQIGSLSFNIPIIDWGRRRSLMQTAYANKRLNDFTIAQDEVNFEQEIITQVRQFELLRLQIEITKKSDAVALERYIVAQNRYLIGKIDITNLAIALTEKDNAKRNYITALKSFWTAYFNLRRLTLYDFVTGKSLYAQADAN from the coding sequence ATGAATAGAAAATTTTTTATTGCGGGGCTGATAATTATCGCACACGCCTCGATTGCCCAAACCAAGTATACGATCACGGAAGTGATTCAACTGGCAATCAACCAATCGCCATTTTCAAAGCAGGCGCTAACCCAGAAGGAGACCAGCTACTGGCAGTATGTTTCGTATAAAACGAACTACAACCCACAGCTTCGCCTAAACGCTTCCTCTCCATACACAAGTGGTTTTTCCAATACGCCTCAAAACGATGGGTCTGTAGCCTTCAGGCAAGCAACCAATTTTACTCCTTCAATGAACCTGGGATTATTACAACCCATTCCATGGACAGGAGGAACAGTTTCAGTAAATACGAATTATCTCTACATCAATAGTGTGGCCCCGGATCCAAACAATCCAGGCGCCAATATCAATCGCGAAGCTTGGCAGTCGGGTCTCTATAATATTCAGTTGACTCAGCCGGTATTTTCATACAACCCATTGCGCTGGGATAAAAAGACCAAGCCGATTATTCTAGAGGAGTCTAAACGGCAGTACGTACAAGATATGGAGTCGATCTCACGGGAGGCCGCCAGTCGTTTCTTTGATGTGTTGACTTACCAGGCCAATGAGCAGATTGCCAAGTTTAACCTAGCCAACAACGATACAATCCATAAAATTGAACAAGGCCGTTATAACATCGGTACAACTTCACAGGACAAATTGCTTCAGGTAGAACTTCAATTATTAAGATCGAGGCAGGATGTTGCACAGGCTAAACTCGATCTCCAAAACGGAATGCTTCGCCTTCGCACTTACATTGGTTTAAAGGACGGTGACAATTTTAACCTGGTTATGCCGGAGGCAATTCCCGAATTTGAGTTGACGGAAGAAGAGGCATTGGCACACGCCAAGAAAAACCGTGCGGATTATATCGCTTTTGACCGGAGAAGGATTGAAGCAGAGGCAAGTGTTGCACAAGCAAAGGGTCAGCGTTACCAGGCAAATATTTCTGCCTCTTATGGACTGAACAACTCTGCACCAATCATTCCCGATTTGTACAGGGCACCCTCGACACAACAAATCGGATCTCTCTCGTTTAATATTCCCATTATCGACTGGGGCAGAAGGAGATCACTGATGCAGACAGCTTATGCAAACAAACGACTCAATGATTTTACCATAGCGCAGGATGAAGTCAACTTCGAGCAAGAGATAATCACCCAGGTACGTCAGTTTGAATTGTTGCGTTTGCAAATCGAGATCACGAAGAAATCCGATGCTGTTGCCCTGGAACGTTATATCGTTGCGCAAAACAGGTACCTGATTGGAAAAATTGATATTACCAACCTGGCAATCGCTCTTACTGAAAAAGATAACGCCAAGCGGAATTATATTACGGCCCTCAAATCTTTTTGGACTGCTTATTTCAATTTAAGAAGATTGACGCTTTATGATTTTGTTACAGGCAAGTCGCTGTATGCACAGGCCGATGCGAACTAA
- a CDS encoding multidrug ABC transporter substrate-binding protein — MLPKAVYQRLLANLYIAIDAVIANRIRSLLTALGIIFGVAAVIAMLAIGNGAQQEIINQIKLVGVNNIVVKPIVEQKEEKLKEQEGGKKEKKKFSPGLTIRDVGSIKEAVPGINKISPEIILETNVVRKGVRRSAKLVGVEPTYFEIYDFQLAEGRLFNLEQLRNGLPVCVIGASIKSKFFPTEDPIGKNIKVGTQWLTIVGVLRERLVSNNSISKLGIRDFNMDIYAPLQSVLIRYENRDLVTAESIRLAGAQSRGMVFNSSSSNESEADKKNYHQLDRLVIQVRETDKMQSTAEILARLLERKHYEVVDYEIEIPELLLKQQQRTNDIFNYVLGAIAGISLLVGGIGIMNIMLASVLERIKEIGLRLSIGAKKSDVVQQFLFEAVMISGTGGMIGVALGISLAFLVSSIANIPTIISFSSIILSFGVAATVGLIFGIAPARKAAEQDPIASLRYE, encoded by the coding sequence ATGCTTCCTAAAGCCGTTTATCAAAGATTGCTCGCCAATCTTTACATCGCTATTGACGCTGTCATAGCAAATCGCATCCGCTCGTTACTCACCGCGCTCGGTATCATCTTCGGTGTCGCTGCTGTAATTGCCATGCTGGCTATTGGTAACGGAGCTCAGCAGGAAATTATTAACCAGATCAAACTGGTAGGTGTTAACAACATCGTGGTCAAACCCATTGTTGAACAAAAAGAAGAGAAACTCAAAGAACAAGAGGGAGGGAAGAAAGAAAAGAAGAAATTCTCACCCGGCCTTACAATCCGGGATGTTGGCAGTATCAAAGAAGCTGTTCCTGGCATCAACAAAATAAGCCCCGAAATAATTTTAGAAACGAATGTCGTTCGCAAAGGAGTGAGACGTTCGGCAAAGCTTGTGGGCGTGGAGCCGACTTATTTTGAGATTTACGATTTTCAACTGGCCGAGGGAAGGTTGTTTAACTTAGAGCAACTCAGAAACGGTTTGCCGGTTTGTGTGATCGGGGCAAGTATCAAGAGCAAATTCTTCCCAACCGAAGATCCGATCGGTAAAAACATTAAAGTGGGCACACAGTGGCTTACCATTGTAGGTGTTCTTCGCGAACGCCTCGTGTCCAACAATTCCATCAGTAAACTGGGCATCCGTGATTTTAACATGGATATTTATGCTCCTCTACAAAGTGTATTGATTCGCTATGAGAACCGCGACCTGGTTACAGCTGAATCCATCCGCCTTGCCGGTGCTCAAAGCCGTGGAATGGTTTTCAACTCGAGCTCATCCAACGAAAGTGAAGCAGATAAGAAAAACTATCACCAGCTCGACAGGCTAGTTATCCAGGTGAGGGAAACAGATAAGATGCAGTCAACGGCAGAAATATTGGCGCGTCTGCTTGAACGCAAACACTATGAAGTTGTCGACTACGAAATTGAAATTCCTGAACTGCTTCTGAAACAACAGCAGCGTACGAATGATATTTTTAACTATGTCCTTGGTGCCATAGCCGGAATTTCATTGTTGGTGGGCGGCATCGGGATTATGAATATCATGCTAGCCTCGGTACTGGAACGGATCAAGGAAATAGGTTTGCGTTTGTCGATTGGAGCGAAGAAAAGCGATGTTGTGCAGCAGTTTCTTTTCGAAGCAGTGATGATCAGCGGTACGGGCGGGATGATCGGGGTAGCATTGGGTATTTCGCTGGCGTTCCTGGTTTCTTCGATCGCAAATATTCCTACCATTATCAGTTTCTCATCTATCATTTTGTCTTTTGGTGTTGCGGCTACGGTTGGCTTGATCTTTGGGATTGCCCCCGCACGAAAAGCAGCCGAACAAGATCCAATTGCATCCTTACGTTATGAATAG
- a CDS encoding FAD:protein FMN transferase — protein sequence MGSPLTLIFYCDDSLKAAAFSTRSFHLVDSLVNIFSDYIDESELNQLCRSVGTTFKCSPALFEILKLSQDAYAKSEGTFDITLGPVTQLWRKARAEKKIPEASQVKEKIALTGFSKIKLDTIAHTATLTQKGMRLDLGGIAQGFIAQQVIDFLKKCQVKNALIDVSGDIVCIGNPPNAKGWTVGISVPGKENQLLQKQLLITNSGVTTSGDVYQYIEHEGKRYSHIVDPLTGYGITTQRNVTVIASDGTLADWLTKACSLLPVAKAKKLAARLNTAVLITEMKKGKLVFYASNNFKQFWKTPKK from the coding sequence ATGGGCTCTCCGCTCACCCTTATTTTCTATTGTGATGATTCACTTAAGGCAGCAGCGTTTTCCACACGAAGTTTCCATCTCGTTGACTCCCTTGTGAACATTTTCAGCGACTATATTGATGAGAGCGAATTGAATCAATTGTGTCGCAGCGTTGGTACAACATTCAAGTGTTCTCCCGCGCTGTTTGAGATTCTGAAGCTATCACAGGATGCATATGCAAAAAGCGAAGGCACATTTGATATTACACTTGGACCCGTCACGCAGTTGTGGCGGAAAGCGCGTGCCGAAAAAAAAATCCCTGAGGCCTCACAAGTCAAGGAAAAGATTGCATTGACAGGCTTCTCAAAAATTAAATTGGATACGATTGCTCACACTGCAACTTTAACACAAAAAGGTATGCGACTTGACCTTGGCGGAATTGCGCAGGGCTTCATCGCACAACAAGTGATTGATTTTTTGAAAAAATGCCAAGTCAAAAACGCACTGATCGATGTAAGTGGAGATATCGTTTGCATAGGAAATCCACCCAATGCAAAAGGCTGGACAGTTGGTATAAGTGTTCCTGGAAAGGAAAATCAATTGCTACAGAAGCAATTACTCATCACCAATTCCGGAGTCACAACATCGGGTGATGTCTATCAGTACATCGAGCATGAGGGCAAAAGATATTCACACATTGTTGATCCCCTGACCGGTTATGGAATCACAACTCAGCGAAATGTCACAGTCATTGCAAGTGACGGTACCCTGGCAGATTGGCTCACTAAGGCATGCAGCCTTCTTCCGGTAGCCAAAGCAAAAAAACTGGCAGCCCGTCTCAATACTGCTGTGCTTATCACAGAAATGAAGAAAGGCAAATTGGTTTTTTATGCTTCGAATAATTTTAAGCAGTTTTGGAAAACCCCGAAAAAGTGA
- a CDS encoding AsnC family transcriptional regulator: MAQNFQIDKLDKQILSMLIKDSTIPYTEIAKELVISAGTVHVRMRKLTEIGVVLGSHLEINPSKAGFDICAFLGIFLEKGSEYHDCVAFMKKIPEIVELHYTTGVYSMFAKIICRDTQHLREVLNESIQTIRGVQRTETFISLEESIKRQIEIKEKKRV, from the coding sequence ATGGCTCAGAATTTCCAAATTGATAAACTCGATAAGCAGATTTTATCCATGCTGATCAAGGATTCTACTATTCCATACACCGAGATTGCCAAAGAGCTGGTCATTTCGGCTGGCACCGTTCATGTGCGGATGAGGAAACTCACAGAGATAGGAGTAGTACTCGGTTCACACCTGGAGATCAACCCATCTAAAGCCGGTTTTGATATCTGTGCCTTTCTAGGAATTTTTTTAGAAAAAGGATCGGAGTATCATGATTGTGTAGCATTCATGAAAAAGATACCGGAGATCGTGGAGCTTCACTACACCACAGGTGTCTATAGTATGTTTGCCAAGATCATCTGCCGCGACACGCAACACTTGAGGGAGGTACTTAATGAAAGCATCCAGACCATCAGGGGAGTACAACGAACAGAAACGTTTATCTCCCTTGAAGAAAGTATCAAGCGACAGATAGAAATCAAGGAAAAGAAGAGGGTCTAG
- the asnB_1 gene encoding asparagine synthase B, translated as MCGIVGVFDLKKDSKDLRTQILDMSKKVRHRGPDWSGIYSGDKAILAHERLAIVDPQSGGQPLYSKDKKLVLAVNGEIYNHQELRKELSDHYEFQTKSDCEVILALYQKKGVDFIEDLNGIFGFALYDVENDRYLIARDHMGIIPLYIGWDQFGNFYVASELKALEGYCNKIEPFLPGHYWYSEEGTMKKWYKRDWTEYEAVKENDSSIERLRKELEASVHRQLMSDVPYGVLLSGGLDSSVISAIAKKYAAKRIESGDTQEAWWPQLHSFAVGLVGSPDLAAARKVAEHIGTVHHEINFTVQEGLDAIRDVIYHLETYDVTTVRASTPMYLLARVIKSMGIKMVLSGEGSDELFGGYLYFHKAPDAKSFHEETVRKLNKLHLYDCLRANKALAAWGVEGRVPFLDKKFMDVAMQLNPKDKMTGKGKMEKWILRKAFEDYLPESIAWRQKEQFSDGVGYNWIDSLKELVNAKVTDEQQQNAKYKFPINPPMTKEEYYYRSIFAKHFPSDSAALCVPSVPSVACSTPEALAWDASFKKMVDPSGRAVKTVHVDAYL; from the coding sequence ATGTGCGGAATTGTAGGCGTGTTTGACCTAAAAAAAGACTCAAAAGATTTGCGGACACAGATTCTCGATATGTCCAAAAAAGTCAGGCATCGTGGACCTGATTGGTCTGGGATTTACTCTGGAGACAAAGCGATCCTGGCGCACGAACGCCTCGCTATTGTCGATCCGCAATCCGGAGGGCAGCCCCTCTACAGCAAAGACAAAAAGTTAGTTCTGGCAGTGAATGGAGAAATCTATAATCACCAGGAGTTACGAAAAGAACTAAGCGACCATTACGAATTCCAAACGAAATCGGATTGTGAAGTAATCCTGGCACTGTATCAGAAAAAAGGAGTTGACTTTATTGAGGACCTCAACGGGATTTTTGGTTTTGCCCTTTACGATGTAGAAAATGACCGTTACCTGATAGCTCGAGATCACATGGGCATCATTCCGTTGTACATTGGCTGGGATCAGTTTGGAAATTTCTATGTCGCATCGGAGTTGAAAGCGCTTGAAGGATATTGCAATAAAATCGAACCGTTTCTTCCGGGACACTATTGGTATAGTGAAGAAGGCACTATGAAAAAATGGTACAAACGCGATTGGACCGAATATGAGGCCGTAAAAGAAAACGATTCCTCTATCGAACGTCTTCGCAAAGAACTTGAGGCTTCCGTTCACCGGCAGTTAATGTCCGATGTGCCTTATGGTGTACTGCTTTCCGGTGGATTAGATTCGTCCGTCATTTCCGCCATCGCGAAAAAATATGCAGCCAAAAGAATTGAGTCGGGAGATACGCAAGAGGCATGGTGGCCACAACTGCACTCTTTCGCGGTCGGGTTAGTTGGTTCACCCGACCTGGCTGCAGCAAGGAAAGTGGCGGAACATATTGGCACTGTACATCATGAAATCAACTTCACTGTGCAAGAGGGCCTGGACGCGATCCGTGACGTAATCTATCATCTCGAAACTTACGATGTGACAACAGTCCGTGCCTCTACACCGATGTATCTGCTCGCACGCGTGATCAAGTCGATGGGAATTAAAATGGTTCTCTCGGGTGAGGGGTCTGACGAATTGTTTGGCGGCTACCTGTATTTTCACAAAGCTCCTGATGCAAAATCCTTTCATGAGGAGACAGTGAGAAAACTGAATAAACTTCACCTCTACGATTGCCTGAGAGCGAACAAAGCACTTGCCGCGTGGGGCGTGGAAGGTCGTGTCCCTTTTCTTGATAAGAAATTTATGGACGTGGCTATGCAGCTCAATCCAAAAGATAAAATGACTGGAAAGGGGAAAATGGAAAAATGGATACTGCGTAAAGCATTTGAAGATTATTTACCTGAAAGTATTGCATGGCGACAGAAGGAGCAGTTCTCGGATGGTGTAGGCTACAACTGGATTGATTCGCTCAAGGAATTAGTGAACGCTAAAGTAACTGACGAACAGCAACAAAATGCGAAATACAAATTCCCGATAAACCCACCGATGACGAAAGAGGAATATTACTATCGTTCGATTTTTGCTAAACATTTTCCTTCTGACTCGGCAGCATTGTGTGTTCCTTCAGTTCCATCTGTGGCTTGTAGCACTCCAGAGGCATTAGCTTGGGATGCGTCATTCAAAAAGATGGTAGACCCGTCAGGTAGAGCGGTGAAAACTGTTCACGTAGACGCTTACCTATAA
- a CDS encoding RND transporter yields MKRKIIISAVVIATVLVGYFVVSGSEPGTTADILSVVKKGDFKVEIETTGELEAKNSVKILGPDGLRNFQIWNVTIQSIIDEGTVVKKGDWVATLDRSEFQNKFAQKQIDLEKANSKFVQTQLDTTLQMRQSRDELINLKYTVEEKDIIRQQSKFEPPATIKQTEIDLDKAKRGYQQALENYKIKKNQNVEKMREVGAELRKVTNEFDGMNKIMQAFDVKAPDAGMVIYEKGWDGKAVKAGSQIHMWEPTVATLPDLTKMQSKTFVNEVDIRKIKPGQKVEVGLDAYPDKKLKGKVVHVANVGEQRPNSDAKVFEVLVEIEGTDATLRPSMTTSNKIVANEVKDALYVPLECLHSDHDTITYVFKQKGGSTVKQEVMIGETNSNEAIIVGGLVESDRLFLSVPPDSEDEPVVLLPEMNGKRKKKSGDEGKDKKADAPKEIVQSTPSPKK; encoded by the coding sequence ATGAAACGGAAGATTATCATTTCAGCAGTAGTCATAGCCACAGTCCTGGTAGGATATTTTGTGGTTAGTGGCAGTGAACCTGGTACTACTGCAGACATTCTTTCTGTGGTAAAGAAAGGTGATTTTAAGGTGGAGATTGAAACCACAGGAGAACTGGAAGCCAAGAATTCTGTAAAAATTCTGGGGCCGGATGGCTTAAGAAATTTTCAAATCTGGAACGTGACCATTCAAAGTATCATTGATGAAGGAACGGTTGTCAAAAAAGGGGATTGGGTGGCTACACTTGACCGTTCTGAGTTTCAAAACAAATTTGCTCAAAAGCAAATTGACCTTGAGAAGGCCAACAGCAAATTTGTTCAAACACAACTTGACACCACGTTGCAAATGCGACAGTCACGTGACGAGTTGATCAACCTCAAGTACACTGTAGAAGAAAAAGATATCATACGTCAGCAATCCAAGTTTGAACCACCGGCTACGATCAAGCAAACCGAAATCGACCTTGACAAAGCAAAGCGCGGCTATCAACAAGCGTTGGAAAATTACAAGATCAAGAAGAATCAGAACGTTGAAAAGATGCGCGAAGTAGGCGCAGAACTCAGGAAAGTAACTAACGAGTTCGATGGGATGAATAAGATTATGCAGGCATTTGATGTAAAAGCACCGGATGCCGGAATGGTGATCTATGAAAAAGGCTGGGATGGAAAGGCAGTGAAAGCAGGTTCACAGATACACATGTGGGAGCCAACAGTGGCAACACTTCCTGATCTCACCAAGATGCAGTCAAAAACGTTTGTAAACGAAGTGGACATTCGTAAAATAAAGCCCGGTCAAAAAGTAGAAGTGGGATTGGATGCTTACCCGGACAAGAAATTAAAAGGCAAGGTTGTTCATGTTGCCAACGTAGGTGAACAACGCCCGAATTCGGATGCGAAAGTTTTTGAAGTACTCGTGGAAATTGAAGGCACCGATGCAACATTACGTCCTTCGATGACAACCAGCAACAAAATTGTTGCTAACGAAGTGAAAGATGCATTATATGTTCCCCTGGAGTGTCTCCACAGCGATCACGACACGATAACTTATGTTTTCAAACAAAAAGGAGGCAGTACTGTAAAGCAGGAGGTAATGATCGGTGAGACTAATTCAAACGAAGCCATCATTGTTGGCGGCTTGGTAGAAAGCGACCGGTTGTTTTTGTCTGTACCACCGGATAGCGAAGATGAACCGGTAGTTTTGTTACCAGAGATGAACGGCAAGCGCAAGAAGAAGAGTGGTGATGAGGGCAAAGACAAGAAAGCCGATGCTCCCAAAGAAATAGTACAAAGCACCCCTTCACCTAAGAAATAA
- a CDS encoding hydroxypyruvate isomerase, whose protein sequence is MFKNSAGDDFIEQIKFAHSMGFRAIEDNGMMSRPVEMQKKIGDTLGKLGMTMGVFVITSQNWHWKTSLASGKQDWIDLMVKDCKEAIEVAKRCNAKYMTVVPGNYDRSLATEMQTANVIKALRIASDILAPHGLVMVLEALSDNPDLFLRHTDQSYMICKAVNSPACKFLFDMYHMQRNEGDIINNINRVWDETAYFQIGDNPGRNEPGTGEMNYKNIFRHIFNKGYKGVLGMEHGLSLSGKEGEQALIASYRTADDF, encoded by the coding sequence ATGTTCAAAAATTCCGCGGGTGATGATTTCATTGAACAAATCAAATTTGCACACAGCATGGGCTTTCGCGCCATCGAGGATAACGGCATGATGTCCCGACCGGTGGAAATGCAGAAAAAAATCGGTGACACGCTAGGCAAGTTGGGAATGACGATGGGTGTATTTGTGATTACCTCACAGAATTGGCATTGGAAAACCAGCCTCGCCTCCGGTAAACAGGACTGGATTGATTTGATGGTGAAAGATTGTAAAGAAGCTATTGAGGTTGCCAAGCGTTGCAATGCGAAGTACATGACTGTTGTGCCTGGAAATTATGACCGGAGCCTGGCCACAGAAATGCAAACAGCAAACGTAATCAAGGCACTCCGAATAGCCTCTGATATTCTTGCCCCACACGGATTAGTTATGGTACTAGAGGCCTTGAGCGACAATCCGGATCTATTCCTGCGACACACTGACCAGTCGTATATGATTTGTAAAGCTGTAAATAGTCCTGCATGCAAGTTTTTGTTTGACATGTATCACATGCAACGCAATGAAGGAGACATTATCAATAATATTAACCGGGTGTGGGATGAAACCGCGTATTTTCAGATTGGCGATAATCCCGGACGGAATGAACCGGGTACGGGAGAAATGAATTACAAAAATATTTTCAGGCACATCTTCAATAAAGGTTATAAAGGCGTGCTTGGCATGGAGCATGGGCTATCATTGTCAGGAAAGGAAGGCGAACAAGCACTCATCGCCTCGTATAGAACTGCTGACGATTTCTAA